In Isoptericola jiangsuensis, the following proteins share a genomic window:
- a CDS encoding DeoR/GlpR family DNA-binding transcription regulator, whose translation MLAAERRDLLLHTLHRDGKIVAKTAAAELGLSEDSIRRDLREMAAEGLCQRVYGGALPVSPAVADYDGRRRVEVAGKERVAAAAVRLVDPGSTVILDGGTTALAVAAALPADLRCTVITHSPTVAAALVEHPTVEVFILGGRLFKHSAVASGAAAVEAAQRVSADLFLLGVTGIHPDTGLTTGDADEAAMKRVLASRAAETYVLGSSEKVGAASAYDVLGFDAVAGVVTDADPESDVVRRLGERVRLVGAHG comes from the coding sequence ATGCTGGCTGCCGAGAGACGCGACCTCCTCCTGCACACCCTGCACCGCGACGGCAAGATCGTGGCGAAGACGGCCGCGGCCGAGCTCGGGCTCTCCGAGGACAGCATCCGCCGGGACCTGCGGGAGATGGCCGCCGAGGGGCTGTGCCAGCGCGTCTACGGGGGAGCGCTGCCCGTGTCCCCGGCGGTCGCCGACTACGACGGCCGCCGCCGGGTCGAGGTCGCCGGCAAGGAGCGGGTCGCCGCCGCGGCCGTGCGGCTCGTCGACCCGGGCAGCACCGTCATCCTCGACGGCGGCACCACCGCCCTGGCCGTCGCCGCAGCCCTGCCGGCCGACCTGCGGTGCACGGTGATCACGCACAGCCCGACCGTCGCGGCCGCCCTGGTCGAGCACCCGACCGTCGAGGTGTTCATCCTCGGCGGCCGGCTCTTCAAGCACTCCGCCGTGGCGAGCGGCGCGGCCGCCGTCGAGGCCGCGCAACGGGTCTCCGCGGACCTGTTCCTCCTCGGCGTCACCGGCATCCACCCGGACACGGGCCTCACCACGGGCGACGCCGACGAGGCCGCGATGAAGCGCGTCCTGGCCTCCCGTGCCGCCGAGACCTACGTGCTCGGATCGTCGGAGAAGGTCGGAGCGGCGTCGGCCTACGACGTGCTCGGGTTCGACGCCGTCGCCGGGGTCGTCACCGACGCGGACCCGGAGTCGGACGTCGTGCGCCGCCTCGGCGAACGGGTCCGCCTCGTCGGCGCGCACGGGTGA
- a CDS encoding sensor histidine kinase, whose amino-acid sequence MLGVLMACFAWAVIVPISLTAPPSAVLGAVFLIEMAGFGAALVLVLWTAVNPRPSPATTWGTTALLLAVSLVLWAPAHLWAERGEQPWAWLAGFAIAACALVSWQSGVVMALVLAAAAWIGGIVFDGEIVAGVLTLLGCGVVVWAMCQALVWLLRLLWTAQDVREAQTALAIAEERLRAGRELHDVLGHRLGIIALKAELAAGLTARDPGRATTECEAICGLASETLIDVRRAVHGQTVADLGAQLQAADLVLRSAGIEASVEADPDLLPRLSRELSHLLATVIREAVTNLLRHSRARQVSITVAATGRAPTLVIVNDGVREPERNEIFGGTGLAALSDRCAAVGAYLSVDRSTEDRFELRVECPHDAGRS is encoded by the coding sequence GTGCTGGGCGTTCTGATGGCCTGCTTCGCCTGGGCTGTGATCGTGCCGATATCGCTGACGGCACCGCCGAGCGCAGTCCTCGGTGCGGTCTTCCTGATCGAGATGGCGGGGTTCGGTGCCGCTCTCGTGCTGGTCCTCTGGACGGCGGTGAATCCGCGGCCGTCCCCCGCCACCACATGGGGCACAACAGCATTGCTTCTGGCCGTCTCGTTGGTGCTGTGGGCACCGGCTCATCTGTGGGCCGAGCGCGGTGAGCAGCCGTGGGCATGGTTGGCCGGCTTCGCGATCGCCGCGTGTGCACTGGTGAGTTGGCAGTCGGGGGTCGTCATGGCCCTCGTCCTGGCGGCGGCCGCCTGGATCGGCGGCATCGTGTTCGACGGTGAGATCGTCGCCGGCGTCCTGACACTGCTCGGTTGCGGGGTCGTGGTGTGGGCGATGTGCCAGGCCCTCGTGTGGCTGCTGCGGCTGCTCTGGACGGCACAGGACGTGAGGGAAGCCCAGACCGCACTGGCGATCGCCGAAGAGCGCCTCCGGGCCGGGCGCGAGCTCCATGATGTGCTCGGGCACCGCCTCGGCATCATCGCACTGAAGGCGGAACTCGCCGCGGGCCTCACTGCCCGCGACCCCGGCCGCGCGACCACCGAATGCGAGGCCATCTGCGGGCTCGCCTCCGAGACGCTCATCGATGTCCGGCGGGCCGTGCACGGCCAGACGGTCGCCGACCTCGGAGCCCAGCTCCAGGCCGCAGACCTGGTGCTCCGCTCGGCCGGCATCGAGGCGAGCGTCGAGGCCGACCCGGACCTGCTTCCACGCTTGTCCCGGGAACTGTCACACCTGCTGGCCACCGTCATCCGGGAGGCCGTGACGAACCTCCTGCGGCACAGTCGGGCACGGCAGGTGTCGATCACGGTCGCGGCCACCGGACGAGCTCCCACGTTGGTCATCGTCAACGACGGGGTCCGCGAGCCAGAGCGCAACGAGATCTTCGGGGGGACCGGTCTGGCTGCGCTCTCGGATCGTTGCGCAGCGGTCGGTGCGTACCTGAGCGTGGACCGGAGCACCGAGGACCGTTTCGAGCTGCGCGTGGAATGCCCGCATGATGCGGGCCGGTCATGA
- a CDS encoding winged helix-turn-helix transcriptional regulator: MTQPEVVEDLPVPAGRSGCPINLATELLGDRWSFVILRDLMFGGPRHYRDLLAGSREGIASNILTSRLEKLTAVGLLTRHTDPGHRQKVRYRLAEPAIELLPVLVALGVWGNRWLPADPEIGSTAAALHEGGERLQQCFMEELRAEHLEGREPDPAGLRAGFATPAHASRSSDRR; encoded by the coding sequence ATGACGCAACCGGAAGTCGTAGAGGATCTGCCGGTGCCGGCAGGACGGTCGGGATGTCCGATCAACCTGGCCACCGAGCTGCTGGGCGATCGCTGGAGCTTCGTGATCCTGCGGGACCTGATGTTCGGCGGTCCGCGGCATTACCGTGATCTCCTTGCCGGGTCCAGGGAAGGCATCGCCTCCAACATCCTCACCAGCCGACTGGAGAAGCTCACCGCAGTCGGGCTGCTGACGCGGCACACCGACCCGGGCCACCGTCAGAAGGTGCGGTATCGGCTCGCCGAACCGGCCATCGAGCTGTTGCCGGTACTCGTTGCCCTCGGCGTCTGGGGCAACCGCTGGCTGCCCGCGGACCCCGAGATCGGCTCCACCGCTGCGGCTCTCCACGAGGGGGGAGAACGCCTGCAGCAGTGCTTCATGGAGGAGCTGCGTGCCGAGCACCTCGAAGGCCGCGAGCCCGACCCCGCCGGTCTGCGCGCCGGATTCGCCACACCCGCGCACGCGTCGCGGAGTTCTGATCGCCGGTAG
- a CDS encoding alpha/beta fold hydrolase: protein MRTNLDTPYVLFIPGAWMGAWIWDPTVDRLRSRGIDADSLTLAGLESGASASRIAEIRLADHVEQVTDRLLRRVDRPAVLVGHSYSGMVAAQVADRRGERTVTSIHFDSFLPVNGRSLIDGWGPDDTARAQERTDILDAHYQWAPPPAAALSVEPGLSPENRRYLAERLTPHPGHTVLDPATMQQPVETQRGTYIASSPGNVPGALAALHAETWHVRVLESGHWPMLERPDDVASLIADLVGSAT, encoded by the coding sequence ATGAGAACGAATCTCGACACGCCCTACGTCCTGTTCATCCCTGGAGCCTGGATGGGCGCCTGGATCTGGGATCCGACCGTGGACCGGCTCCGCAGCCGTGGTATCGACGCCGACTCTCTCACCCTGGCCGGATTGGAGTCTGGTGCCTCTGCCAGCCGCATCGCGGAGATCCGCCTGGCCGACCATGTCGAGCAAGTGACCGATCGCCTCCTCCGCAGGGTGGACCGTCCGGCCGTCCTGGTCGGACACTCCTACTCCGGCATGGTGGCGGCCCAGGTCGCCGACCGCAGGGGCGAGCGAACCGTCACCTCCATCCACTTCGACAGCTTCCTGCCCGTGAACGGCCGAAGCCTCATCGACGGATGGGGACCTGATGACACGGCCCGTGCCCAGGAGAGGACCGACATCCTCGACGCCCACTACCAGTGGGCCCCTCCGCCCGCCGCCGCACTGAGCGTCGAGCCCGGACTGAGCCCGGAGAATCGTCGATACCTGGCCGAGAGACTCACGCCGCACCCCGGTCACACGGTGCTGGATCCCGCCACCATGCAGCAGCCGGTCGAAACCCAGCGCGGAACCTACATCGCCTCCTCACCCGGCAATGTGCCCGGTGCGCTCGCAGCCCTGCATGCAGAGACCTGGCACGTCCGTGTCCTCGAGAGCGGCCACTGGCCCATGCTCGAACGGCCCGACGACGTCGCATCCCTGATCGCTGACCTGGTCGGCTCCGCAACCTGA
- a CDS encoding MBL fold metallo-hydrolase RNA specificity domain-containing protein gives MSGDPSVALTFMGATGTVTGSRFLLERAGRRLLVDCGLYQGERAWRRKNWEPFPVPADTIDDVVLTHCHLDHSGFLPVLVRDGYDGPVWMTEGTAGLTAIVLRDSGHLNERDADLARSAGWSRHDPPLPLYTVADAERAIRRFETVPFDVRVDLGEELGVRLVRAGHVLGSASVLVDAGPARVLFSGDLGRTEHPVLRPRAAPPSARTVVIESTYGDREHVEPELSHEPFADAVRRTIRRGGTVLVPAFAVDRTELVLHALSTMLREGRIPAVPVFVDSPMALAALDVYGRAGTAGELRPDLTTLVDLPSLHAARTPEESMALNSPARPCVIVSASGMASGGRVVHHLRHLLPDRRNCVVLTGYQAIGTRGRMLQDGARELKMMGRYVPVAAEVVDDEEFSVHADASELVGWLGQMPEPPEAVYVVHGEAHASVALADRIRAEIGCVAVAPRPGERVLVD, from the coding sequence ATGAGCGGGGACCCGTCCGTCGCCCTGACGTTCATGGGTGCCACGGGCACCGTGACGGGCAGCCGGTTCCTGCTGGAGCGCGCCGGGCGTCGCCTCCTCGTGGACTGCGGCCTCTACCAGGGGGAGCGGGCGTGGCGGCGCAAGAACTGGGAGCCGTTCCCCGTCCCGGCGGACACGATCGACGACGTCGTCCTCACGCACTGCCACCTGGACCACAGCGGCTTCCTGCCCGTGCTGGTGCGGGACGGGTACGACGGGCCGGTGTGGATGACGGAGGGGACGGCCGGGCTCACCGCGATCGTCCTGCGGGACAGCGGGCACCTCAACGAGCGGGACGCCGATCTGGCACGGTCGGCGGGCTGGTCCCGGCACGACCCGCCCCTGCCGCTGTACACGGTCGCGGACGCCGAGCGCGCGATCCGCCGGTTCGAGACGGTGCCGTTCGACGTCCGCGTCGACCTCGGCGAGGAGCTCGGCGTCCGGCTGGTCCGCGCCGGCCACGTGCTCGGCTCGGCCAGCGTCCTCGTCGACGCCGGACCGGCCCGCGTCCTGTTCTCCGGGGACCTCGGCCGCACCGAGCACCCGGTGCTGCGTCCGCGCGCCGCCCCGCCGTCCGCCCGCACCGTGGTCATCGAGTCCACGTACGGCGACCGGGAGCACGTCGAGCCGGAGCTGTCCCACGAGCCGTTCGCCGACGCCGTGCGGCGCACGATCCGGCGGGGCGGGACGGTCCTGGTGCCGGCCTTCGCGGTCGACCGCACCGAGCTCGTCCTGCACGCCCTGTCCACGATGCTCCGCGAGGGGCGGATCCCCGCCGTCCCGGTGTTCGTCGACAGCCCCATGGCGCTCGCGGCCCTGGACGTGTACGGCCGCGCGGGGACCGCCGGGGAGCTGCGGCCCGACCTGACGACGCTGGTCGACCTGCCGTCCCTGCACGCGGCGCGCACGCCTGAAGAGTCGATGGCCCTCAACAGCCCGGCGCGGCCGTGCGTCATCGTCTCCGCGTCGGGCATGGCGTCGGGAGGCCGGGTGGTCCACCACCTGCGCCACCTGCTCCCGGACCGGCGCAACTGTGTCGTGCTGACCGGCTACCAGGCGATCGGCACGCGCGGGCGGATGCTGCAGGACGGCGCGCGCGAGCTGAAGATGATGGGCCGGTACGTGCCGGTCGCGGCGGAGGTCGTCGACGACGAGGAGTTCTCGGTCCACGCGGACGCGAGCGAGCTCGTCGGGTGGTTGGGGCAGATGCCCGAGCCGCCCGAGGCGGTGTACGTCGTGCACGGGGAGGCGCACGCCTCCGTCGCGCTGGCCGACCGGATCCGGGCCGAGATCGGGTGCGTCGCCGTCGCTCCCCGACCGGGCGAGCGCGTCCTCGTGGACTGA
- a CDS encoding DUF3052 domain-containing protein produces MGQQADTQAARFGFTTGQVVQEFGWDDDVDEPLRAALEAALGGELVDEDYDDVTDAVLVWWRDEDGDLTDMLVDAQTALEDGGKVWLLTRKPGRDGHVGHDEIQEAATTAGLHATSTFAAGDDWSATRLANRGR; encoded by the coding sequence GTGGGACAGCAGGCGGACACCCAGGCGGCACGCTTCGGGTTCACCACCGGTCAGGTCGTGCAGGAGTTCGGGTGGGACGACGACGTCGACGAGCCCCTGCGCGCTGCGCTGGAGGCCGCGCTCGGCGGTGAGCTCGTCGACGAGGACTACGACGACGTCACGGACGCCGTCCTGGTGTGGTGGCGCGACGAGGACGGTGACCTCACCGACATGCTCGTGGACGCGCAGACGGCGCTCGAGGACGGCGGGAAGGTCTGGCTCCTCACCCGCAAGCCGGGACGAGACGGCCACGTCGGCCACGACGAGATCCAGGAGGCCGCGACCACGGCCGGACTGCACGCCACCAGCACGTTCGCCGCCGGCGACGACTGGTCCGCGACGCGGCTCGCGAACCGTGGCCGCTGA
- a CDS encoding NUDIX domain-containing protein: MSGRPGVDVPDHRGRTGLDRAGRDLDRNPDVVVRDVELTSQGWHVLRRTTFDHRRRDGTWHTLQRETYDRGDGATILLHDAARSTVLLTRQFRFPAYVNDHPDGMLLETAAGLLDDDDPETAVRREVAEELGVTVGPVEHVFTAYMSPGSVTERVHFYAAPYTARDRTGTGGGVAAEGEDIEVVELPLDDALAMIRDGRIVDGKTIMLLQWWALGR, from the coding sequence GTGAGCGGGCGGCCCGGCGTCGACGTCCCCGACCACCGCGGCCGCACGGGCCTCGACCGGGCAGGTCGGGACCTCGACCGGAACCCGGACGTGGTCGTCCGCGACGTCGAGCTCACGTCCCAGGGGTGGCACGTGCTGCGCCGCACGACCTTCGACCACCGGCGTCGTGACGGGACCTGGCACACGCTCCAGCGCGAGACCTACGACCGCGGCGACGGCGCGACCATCCTCCTGCACGATGCTGCACGTTCCACCGTGCTGCTGACCCGGCAGTTCCGGTTCCCCGCGTACGTCAACGACCACCCCGACGGCATGCTCCTCGAGACGGCCGCCGGCCTGCTGGACGACGACGACCCCGAGACGGCCGTGCGGCGCGAGGTCGCCGAGGAGCTGGGCGTCACCGTCGGGCCGGTGGAGCACGTGTTCACGGCGTACATGAGCCCGGGCTCCGTCACCGAACGGGTGCACTTCTACGCCGCGCCGTACACCGCGCGCGACCGCACCGGGACGGGCGGCGGCGTCGCCGCCGAGGGCGAGGACATCGAGGTCGTCGAGCTGCCCCTCGACGACGCCCTCGCGATGATCCGCGACGGCCGCATCGTCGACGGCAAGACCATCATGCTGCTGCAGTGGTGGGCGCTCGGGCGGTGA
- a CDS encoding peroxiredoxin, with protein MAADPAIDAVTPPVAGDPAPDFTLPDTHGTPTQLADLRGEPVLVVFYPFAFSGICTGELCELRDNIEDFESAGVRLLAVSTDPVFTLKAWQEIEGFGFDLLSDFWPHGAAARAFGVFDERSGHALRGSFLVDADGIVRWSVVHPRGQRRDLDGYLQALAEI; from the coding sequence GTGGCCGCTGATCCGGCCATCGACGCGGTGACACCGCCGGTCGCCGGGGACCCGGCGCCCGACTTCACCCTCCCCGACACGCACGGGACTCCCACGCAGCTCGCCGACCTGCGTGGCGAGCCCGTGCTCGTCGTGTTCTACCCGTTCGCGTTCTCCGGGATCTGCACCGGGGAGCTGTGCGAGCTGCGGGACAACATCGAGGACTTCGAGTCCGCCGGGGTGCGGCTCCTCGCCGTGTCCACCGACCCCGTCTTCACCCTCAAGGCGTGGCAGGAGATCGAGGGGTTCGGGTTCGACCTCCTCAGCGACTTCTGGCCCCACGGCGCCGCCGCCCGCGCGTTCGGCGTGTTCGACGAGCGCTCCGGGCACGCGCTGCGCGGCTCGTTCCTCGTCGACGCCGACGGCATCGTCCGCTGGTCCGTCGTCCACCCGCGCGGTCAGCGCCGTGACCTGGACGGCTACCTCCAGGCGCTCGCCGAGATCTGA
- a CDS encoding response regulator produces the protein MERVRVYLLDDHELVRRGLRGLLDAEDDLEVVGESGSAAQAVRDIGRTRPDVALLDVRLQDGSGIEVFRALHSSMPGLRALMLTSYDDDEALFSAIMAGASGYLLKLITGPEVVAAIRRVAAGQSLIDPALTSRVLERLRAGPAHDPALAALSEQEHRVLVLITHGLTNRQIGSQMSLSEKTVKNYVSNILTKLDLESRTQAAVMAARLLGVTDDDATGSWHDGR, from the coding sequence ATGGAGCGGGTGCGGGTGTACCTCCTCGACGACCACGAGCTGGTGCGCCGTGGGCTGCGCGGACTCCTCGACGCCGAGGACGATCTCGAGGTGGTGGGGGAGTCGGGCTCGGCGGCCCAGGCGGTGCGCGACATCGGCCGCACGCGCCCCGACGTGGCGCTGCTCGACGTGCGGCTGCAGGACGGGTCGGGCATCGAGGTGTTCCGGGCCCTGCACTCGTCGATGCCGGGGCTGCGGGCGCTGATGCTCACGTCCTACGACGACGACGAGGCGCTGTTCTCGGCGATCATGGCGGGGGCGTCGGGGTACCTGCTGAAGCTGATCACGGGGCCGGAGGTGGTCGCCGCGATCCGTCGCGTCGCGGCGGGCCAGTCGTTGATCGACCCCGCGCTGACGTCGCGCGTGCTGGAGCGCCTGCGTGCGGGTCCCGCGCACGATCCGGCGCTCGCGGCGCTGAGCGAGCAGGAGCACCGGGTCCTGGTGCTCATCACGCACGGGCTGACGAACCGGCAGATCGGCTCGCAGATGTCCCTGTCGGAGAAGACGGTGAAGAACTACGTCTCGAACATCCTGACGAAGCTGGACCTGGAGTCGAGGACGCAGGCGGCGGTGATGGCGGCGCGGCTGCTCGGCGTGACGGACGACGACGCGACCGGCTCCTGGCACGACGGACGTTAG
- a CDS encoding MFS transporter has product MDTHPTGNVPLSPKRRWWGLLVLALPALIVSMDQNVLYLALPELSRELTPTLVEQLWMTDVYGLMVAMFLIPLGAVSDRWGHRRVLLLGAAAFAGCSVLAAFAPTSELLIAARALLGVAGAMLAPSALALITALFSDAGERAKAVGLWMTCFMVGMAAGPIVGGLLLRWFWWGSVFLLGIPVMLALILLGPSLLPRGNARSTTRTDLGGAALSALAVLALVFGIKSVTAGDIPPVMAVAIMVAGLACAGAFIARLCRHPEPLVPIALFANRRFTAALCVMMVSAVAIGGSYFFFTQYLQLVANLSALHAGVVLVAPAVAFAAGAVLGPLLTARVPMHYVLAGGLVVAAIGLGTAAVVRSGDDLLLAVLGFSLAFLGFGPGAALGTDLVVGSARAEEVGSASALSETGTELGSALGVAILGSLGAVLYRQNLNATLPHEAGTPALESALDGVIATETVVPGLAWAAESAYASAFGWVAAIAAGLLAVLALVTIHALRPLSTAPTDGQMAGISRPMPHASHSQQKD; this is encoded by the coding sequence ATGGATACACATCCCACGGGCAATGTTCCGCTGAGCCCGAAGCGACGGTGGTGGGGGCTGCTCGTGCTGGCTCTGCCGGCCCTGATCGTCTCGATGGACCAGAACGTTCTCTACCTGGCGCTGCCGGAGCTTTCGCGGGAGCTGACTCCGACCCTGGTCGAGCAACTGTGGATGACGGACGTCTACGGCCTGATGGTCGCCATGTTCCTGATCCCCCTCGGGGCGGTGTCGGACCGGTGGGGACACCGACGAGTGCTGCTCCTTGGCGCGGCGGCGTTTGCGGGATGCTCCGTGCTCGCAGCCTTCGCACCGACCAGCGAGCTGCTCATCGCGGCACGGGCCCTACTGGGGGTGGCCGGTGCGATGCTCGCGCCGTCTGCGCTGGCGCTGATCACCGCACTGTTCTCGGATGCCGGCGAACGGGCCAAGGCGGTCGGTCTCTGGATGACATGCTTCATGGTGGGCATGGCCGCCGGCCCGATCGTCGGTGGACTCCTGCTGAGGTGGTTCTGGTGGGGTTCGGTCTTCCTGCTGGGGATCCCGGTGATGCTCGCGCTCATCCTGCTGGGACCCTCGCTTCTTCCCAGGGGGAACGCGCGGAGCACAACTCGGACCGATCTCGGCGGGGCAGCACTGTCGGCGCTGGCAGTCTTGGCGCTCGTCTTCGGCATCAAGTCCGTGACGGCGGGTGACATCCCTCCGGTCATGGCGGTCGCGATCATGGTGGCGGGGCTCGCCTGTGCAGGTGCCTTCATCGCCCGACTGTGCAGGCATCCGGAACCGCTGGTGCCCATCGCGCTGTTCGCCAATCGTCGCTTCACGGCCGCGCTGTGCGTCATGATGGTCAGCGCGGTGGCCATCGGCGGATCGTACTTCTTCTTCACCCAGTACCTGCAGCTCGTCGCGAATCTCTCGGCTCTGCATGCCGGCGTCGTGCTCGTCGCCCCTGCCGTTGCCTTCGCCGCGGGCGCTGTCCTCGGACCGCTGCTGACAGCCAGGGTGCCGATGCACTACGTCCTGGCCGGCGGACTCGTCGTGGCCGCGATCGGTCTGGGAACTGCCGCAGTCGTGCGCAGCGGCGATGATCTGCTTCTGGCCGTGCTCGGCTTCTCGCTGGCCTTCCTCGGCTTCGGGCCTGGAGCAGCGCTGGGCACCGATCTTGTCGTGGGCTCGGCACGGGCAGAGGAGGTCGGATCCGCCTCGGCACTTTCGGAAACCGGGACGGAACTGGGCTCTGCGCTCGGCGTCGCCATCCTGGGCAGCCTCGGCGCGGTGCTCTATCGGCAGAACCTGAACGCGACCCTTCCTCACGAAGCCGGCACCCCGGCCTTGGAAAGCGCCCTTGACGGCGTCATCGCCACTGAGACAGTAGTGCCCGGACTGGCGTGGGCCGCGGAGTCCGCATACGCCAGCGCCTTCGGGTGGGTCGCCGCCATCGCAGCCGGCCTCCTTGCCGTGCTGGCCCTGGTGACCATCCACGCCTTACGCCCGCTGAGCACAGCACCCACAGACGGGCAGATGGCCGGAATCTCTCGCCCCATGCCTCACGCCTCCCACTCACAGCAGAAGGACTAA
- a CDS encoding DUF4406 domain-containing protein yields MTRPLLILIAGPYRSGTDGDPAAMEANLRRLEEAAWPVFEAGHVPMIGEWVALPVLRSAGASIDDALADDVLYPTAQRLLEHCDAVLRLPGESTGADQDVAIATSRGLPVYHDVTEVPRRPVTFP; encoded by the coding sequence ATGACGAGACCGCTGCTCATCCTCATCGCCGGCCCCTACCGGTCCGGCACCGACGGCGACCCGGCCGCGATGGAGGCCAACCTGCGACGTCTGGAGGAGGCCGCCTGGCCGGTCTTCGAGGCCGGGCACGTCCCGATGATCGGCGAGTGGGTCGCGCTGCCCGTCCTGCGGTCCGCCGGCGCGAGTATCGACGACGCCCTCGCCGACGACGTGCTCTACCCGACGGCGCAGCGGCTCCTGGAGCACTGCGACGCCGTGCTCCGGCTGCCCGGCGAGTCGACGGGGGCCGACCAGGACGTCGCGATCGCCACCAGCCGCGGCCTGCCCGTCTACCACGACGTGACCGAGGTGCCGCGCCGCCCGGTGACGTTCCCGTGA
- a CDS encoding SRPBCC family protein encodes MPSFTLVTEIPAPPERCFAASLSVDAHTASMGASGERAVAGVTSGVLRPGDTVTWQARHFGLPFRMTARVTAHDAPHRFVDEQVSGPFRRWWHEHRFDDRRSGR; translated from the coding sequence ATGCCGTCCTTCACGCTCGTCACCGAGATCCCCGCGCCGCCGGAGAGGTGCTTCGCTGCGAGCCTGTCGGTGGACGCCCACACCGCCTCGATGGGAGCCTCCGGTGAACGCGCGGTCGCGGGCGTCACCTCCGGCGTGCTGCGGCCGGGCGACACCGTCACCTGGCAGGCGCGGCACTTCGGGCTGCCGTTCCGGATGACGGCACGCGTCACCGCGCACGACGCCCCGCACCGGTTCGTCGACGAACAGGTCTCCGGGCCGTTCCGGCGCTGGTGGCACGAGCACCGGTTCGATGATCGCCGCTCTGGTCGATGA
- a CDS encoding TetR/AcrR family transcriptional regulator, with translation MATKKAMANGGLQQVSAAGDRRAVNQRADAQRNRAKILAAVVTAIRNDPDASVADIAAEAGVGRMTLYGHFKTRPELIEAALVESLDRGEEALREVPLDGDAREAFRRLVASSWVLVDQARAVLAAAQKELSAARIRELHEKAEARMRALLERGQREGAFRADLPVSWLLATTHVVMNGAAEEVRAGRLDAEDASWFIDAILLPAFASTAPPKEGRDELATGG, from the coding sequence ATGGCGACCAAGAAGGCCATGGCGAACGGTGGTCTCCAGCAGGTCTCCGCAGCAGGTGATCGTCGCGCGGTCAACCAGCGGGCCGACGCGCAGCGCAATCGAGCGAAGATCCTGGCGGCGGTCGTCACCGCGATCCGCAACGACCCCGACGCCTCGGTGGCCGACATCGCTGCCGAGGCCGGGGTGGGCCGGATGACCCTCTACGGGCACTTCAAGACGCGTCCCGAACTTATTGAGGCTGCCCTTGTCGAGAGTCTCGACCGTGGCGAGGAGGCTCTGCGCGAGGTGCCACTGGACGGTGATGCCCGTGAGGCATTCCGGCGGCTTGTTGCATCCAGTTGGGTGCTCGTGGACCAGGCGCGGGCCGTTCTGGCCGCGGCGCAGAAGGAACTTTCTGCAGCGCGCATCCGGGAGTTGCACGAGAAGGCTGAAGCCCGTATGCGAGCCTTGCTGGAGCGTGGCCAGCGCGAAGGTGCTTTTCGCGCCGACCTTCCGGTCAGCTGGCTGTTGGCCACCACCCATGTGGTGATGAACGGGGCAGCCGAGGAAGTCCGAGCCGGGCGGCTCGACGCCGAGGATGCCTCCTGGTTCATCGACGCGATCCTGCTGCCGGCCTTCGCGAGCACCGCGCCGCCCAAAGAGGGTCGCGATGAACTCGCCACTGGTGGGTAG
- a CDS encoding response regulator transcription factor, which translates to MRGAPIRVLLAEDDELIREALVGLLERESDIEVVSAVRDGRQATEQALLCRPDVAVIDLQMPKLDGLGVIEELGRALPDCAGVILTAHGRPYVLRQALTSGARGFLAKGAPGTALADVVRRVHEGQRYVDPVLAADALTTPPSPLTHRETEVLLAARADRPVREVARELFLSPGTVRNYLAAITHKLGAETRSEAYRIARENGWV; encoded by the coding sequence ATGAGGGGCGCGCCCATCCGGGTCTTGTTGGCCGAGGACGACGAGCTGATCCGAGAGGCACTGGTGGGGCTCCTGGAGCGCGAGTCGGACATCGAGGTCGTGAGCGCAGTCCGTGACGGCAGGCAGGCAACGGAACAGGCCTTGCTGTGCCGCCCTGACGTCGCCGTCATCGACCTGCAGATGCCCAAACTCGACGGCCTGGGCGTCATCGAAGAACTCGGCCGGGCACTGCCCGACTGCGCCGGGGTGATCCTCACGGCCCACGGCCGCCCCTACGTACTCCGCCAGGCGCTGACGTCCGGGGCGAGGGGTTTCCTCGCCAAGGGAGCTCCGGGCACGGCGCTGGCCGACGTCGTGCGGCGCGTGCACGAAGGACAGCGCTACGTCGACCCCGTGCTCGCCGCCGATGCGCTCACCACGCCGCCCTCACCACTGACGCACCGGGAGACCGAGGTGCTCCTGGCCGCCCGGGCAGACCGGCCGGTCCGGGAGGTCGCCCGGGAACTCTTCCTCTCACCCGGGACGGTCCGCAACTACCTGGCTGCTATCACGCACAAGCTCGGAGCCGAGACCCGCTCGGAGGCGTACCGGATCGCGCGCGAGAACGGCTGGGTCTGA